A genomic region of Drosophila pseudoobscura strain MV-25-SWS-2005 chromosome 5, UCI_Dpse_MV25, whole genome shotgun sequence contains the following coding sequences:
- the LOC4811793 gene encoding uncharacterized protein, translating into MNAHLTLILALAITTIMVPFIAGADQKLASDETNSDGEIRIYKRLIPADVLRDFPGMCFASTRCATVEPGKSWDLTPFCGRSTCVQNEDNKTKLLELVEDCGPLPLANDKCKLDTSKTNKTASFPYCCPIFTCEPGITLEYPDIEKEDGKKSDI; encoded by the exons ATGAATGCCCATCTTACACTTATTTTGGCTCTTGCCATAACAACTATTATGGTCCCTTTTATTGCTGGGGCTGACCAAAAATTGGCATCAGATGAGACAAATAGTGATGGTGAAATACGAATTTACAAACGCCTTATTCCGGCTGATGTGCTGAGAG ACTTTCCGGGAATGTGCTTTGCTTCTACACGTTGCGCTACGGTTGAACCTGGGAAATCATGGGACTTGACTCCATTCTGCGGTCGTTCAACTTGTGTACAAAATGAAGACAATAAGACAAA ACTTCTTGAACTTGTTGAGGATTGCGGGCCGCTGCCACTGGCAAATGACAAGTGTAAATTGGACACATCAAAGACTAACAAAACCGCGTCTTTCCCTTATTGCTGTCCTATCTTTACATGTGAGCCGGGCATTACGCTGGAATACCCTGATATTGAAAAGGAGGATGGCAAGAAGAGTGATATATGA